The Pecten maximus chromosome 14, xPecMax1.1, whole genome shotgun sequence genome includes a region encoding these proteins:
- the LOC117342578 gene encoding tripartite motif-containing protein 3-like, translating to MESSDNIYVQQLKERFLECPVCLEEFSQETRLPRVLPCLHTHCDSCLKNIMKDASVKCTLCLKIYPVPDENLGVFPTDYTRKDLQDFVRASLHRHDLVCEGCSSNDTAKFRCTTCGHFLCEACKDAHGRLVVFQTHDVFSLEEERSSEENISKFAHQAYCKTQGHEREAMHYYCTGCDKSICTRCFLIHHKSHEVKDIQEVYDTKKTLLQDEAQMLHRRISECNSIRAKVTQAKEEVESNRTRSVEELNAAFETLLQLLTRRRDDLMDTINTVASRKNGILQQQDQSLDIIIKSIETCCDFLHQSLTYNNQPAFLKIAPIISRRFAYLQTLVLDEEPYETSYLSFNGLNIGLTFGTFIQSLGNIESSAFYQPNTRVHAEPATNGSLSKVIIELQNHEGNLLDEHLDIEGTVLKDSEIHSKTRLAHRDGGTYEMILPAVGPYQLSLKAFDEKMPIWEGPVSKPGGQVTHHRVGPSTASRRHRRSSDTSNLEHSSLPLRSHMKTIDDLDLESAKRPERPPLPQVELLHPDRGTNGANSLLTIHNAPPNGSSRTDRSITRATFHLDETTLHKSRFLSKDRKHLFNRKQTRLQSEDEQEDRKPMTVRSRREHKLQRYQGVKSSAQITLPDDVYFEVDITYQFDQNLTNDIAIFEIGFAHDSVVDSSDTVGNDKQSCSIAAYACSNDGTLRLGFRENGKLMSSHTVQANPACSSHVITLGLNADTQSESVNVLDKSRQPTRLYTFTNQDYRSGIWPVFGVFNPQKIDVVLNLKSGSEITYIPFHLLK from the exons ATGGAATCTTCTGACAACATATATGTACAACAACTAAAGGAAAGATTCTTGGAATGTCCTGTGTGTTTGGAAGAGTTTTCGCAGGAGACTAGACTCCCAAGGGTCCTGCCATGTCTTCATACACATTGCGATTCCTGTCTGAAAAACATCATGAAAGATGCCAGCGTCAAGTGTACCTTATGTCTGAAGATTTACCCTGTCCCTGACGAGAATCTTGGTGTTTTCCCAACCGATTATACTCGAAAGGATCTTCAGGACTTTGTTCGTGCGTCTCTTCATAGGCACGATTTGGTATGCGAGGGATGTAGTTCGAACGATACCGCTAAGTTCAGGTGTACCACCTGTGGCCATTTCCTGTGTGAGGCATGCAAAGATGCGCACGGACGTCTTGTAGTTTTCCAAACACATGATGTTTTTTCTCTCGAAGAGGAGCGAAGTTCAGAAGAAAACATTAGTAAATTTGCGCACCAGGCTTACTGTAAAACCCAGGGACATGAACGTGAGGCAATGCACTATTACTGTACTGGCTGTGACAAATCTATATGTACTCGTTGTTTCCTCATACACCATAAGTCACACGAGGTGAAAGATATTCAGGAAGTATATGATACAAAGAAGACCTTGCTTCAAGACGAAGCGCAGATGTTACATCGTCGTATTTCGGAATGTAACAGCATCAGGGCAAAGGTAACACAGGCTAAAGAAGAAGTGGAGAGCAACAGAACCAGATCAGTTGAGGAACTGAATGCCGCTTTCGAAACATTATTACAACTACTGACGAGACGACGGGATGACTTGATGGACACGATAAACACAGTAGCATCAAGAAAGAATGGGATTCTCCAACAACAGGACCAGTCTCTCGACATAATTATCAAATCAATAGAAACCTGCTGTGATTTTCTCCACCAAAGTCTTACCTATAATAACCAGCCAGCTTTCCTGAAAATAGCGCCTATCATCTCACGACGATTCGCCTACCTCCAGACGCTTGTTTTAGACGAGGAACCGTATGAGACTTCGTATCTGTCCTTCAATGGCCTCAATATTGGCCTAACATTTGGTACATTTATCCAATCTTTAGGCAACATAGAATCCTCTGCCTTTTATCAACCAAACACACGTGTACATGCTGAACCAGCTACTAATGGCAGTCTGAGTAAGGTCATCATTGAGCTTCAGAACCACGAAGGTAATCTACTAGACGAACATTTGGATATAGAGGGCACGGTATTGAAGGACAGTGAGATACATTCAAAGACAAGGCTAGCACACCGCGACGGCGGTACATATGAAATGATACTTCCGGCTGTGGGGCCTTACCAGCTGAGTCTGAAGGCCTTCGACGAGAAGATGCCAATATGGGAAGGTCCAGTCTCCAAACCGg GCGGTCAGGTAACACATCACCGTGTTGGGCCCTCTACCGCTAGCAGACGGCACAGACGATCATCAG ACACATCCAACCTGGAACATTCCTCACTTCCTCTAAGATCACACATGAAAACAA TAGACGACCTTGACCTCGAAAGTGCCAAAAGACCAGAAAGGCCACCACTACCACAGGTCGAACTTCTACATCCAG ATCGCGGAACCAATGGTGCAAACAGTTTACTGACAATTCACAATGCTCCCCCAAATGGGTCCTCCCGGACGGACCGTTCTATAACAC GCGCCACATTCCACTTGGATGAAACAACATTGCATAAATCTCGATTTCTTTCAAAGGACAGAAAACACTTATTTAACCGGAAACAGACCCGTCTACAGTCTGAGGATGAACAGGAAGACAGGAAACCAATGACAGTTAGGAGCAGGAGAGAACACAAACTCCAGAGATACCAAGGTGTGAAATCCTCCGCACAAATTACACTACCTGATGACGTTTACTTCGAGGTTGATATTACCTATCAGTTTGATCAGAATCTTACCAATGATATCGCCATCTTTGAAATTGGGTTTGCTCATGACAGCGTAGTGGACAGTTCGGACACTGTTGGTAATGATAAACAGTCGTGCTCTATTGCGGCCTATGCCTGCTCCAACGATGGAACCCTGAGACTGGGGTTCAGAGAAAACGGGAAACTGATGTCCTCCCACACGGTACAGGCCAACCCCGCATGTTCAAGTCACGTGATCACTTTAGGATTAAACGCGGACACACAGAGTGAGTCAGTGAATGTGTTGGACAAGTCTCGTCAGCCGACCCGTTTGTATACGTTTACTAACCAGGACTATAGATCAGGAATTTGGCCTGTGTTTGGGGTGTTCAATCCACAGAAGATCGACGTTGTTCTTAATCTGAAGTCAGGATCGGAAATCACATACATTCCATTTCACCTTCTTAAATGA
- the LOC117342770 gene encoding uncharacterized protein LOC117342770, with the protein MEKRNAVGQIMTHFAILLIFGFNVIAGTTTVNPIQITMSTKDLMVMEGTDFIINCTTGGLATKLLSEPMEFTFTPQETMDAPPGNRVSLSENNDLKTGIDSNKYEVSFSAQTDFSFYLVVKAASLQDTGIYSCARGGRNISTFVEVRSKQDIICTCADGYIRYGNACFRFYHQQMSWPEASYMCEAFGSELAYIESNAEYEFLRGFAKETQGGFNGEGFWLGATSALLPGHWHWKADFSVVDFDAMSPLESNSPNYDCLYLSGQNEFLPLGSLCNAKLNFICKTKVSKCI; encoded by the exons ATGGAGAAACGGAACGCAG TCGGCCAGATAATGACACATTTTGCGATTCTGCTGATCTTCGGATTCAATG TAATAGCTGGAACTACCACAGTTAATCCTATCCAGATAACGATGTCCACCAAAGATTTGATGGTGATGGAGGGCACGGACTTCATCATCAACTGTACCACGGGCGGCCTGGCCACCAAACTGCTCAGTGAACCCATGGAGTTCACATTTACTCCACAGGAGACAATGGACGCTCCCCCGGGGAATCGGGTATCGCTTTCTGAAAACAACGACCTAAAGACCGGTATAGACAGTAACAAATATGAAGTGTCCTTCTCCGCCCAAACCGACTTCAGCTTCTACCTCGTAGTAAAAG CTGCATCATTACAAGACACAGGCATTTACTCGTGCGCTCGTGGAGGAAGGAACATCTCCACGTTTGTTGAAGTTCGTTCCAAACAAG ATATTATCTGCACATGCGCCGACGGTTACATCCGGTACGGTAATGCATGTTTCCGATTCTACCACCAGCAAATGTCCTGGCCAGAGGCATCG TATATGTGTGAGGCGTTTGGTTCGGAGCTTGCTTACATTGAGTCGAATGCCGAGTACGAGTTCCTGAGGGGATTCGCTAAGGAAACACAAG GTGGATTTAACGGCGAGGGTTTCTGGCTAGGAGCGACCTCGGCTCTACTTCCGGGTCACTGGCATTGGAAGGCTGATTTCTCAGTAGTGGACTTTGATGCCATGTCACCACTGGAGTCCAATTCACCGAACTACGATTGTCTTTACCTGTCTGGTCAGAACGAGTTTCTTCCCTTGGGATCACTATGTAACGCCAAACTTAATTTTATATGCAAAACAAAG GTGTCCAAATGTATCTGA